The Corynebacterium jeddahense genome has a window encoding:
- a CDS encoding inositol monophosphatase family protein, producing MTDTQAFITAHRHSTDAELAAALVEHAGALALEMRAGGLGTDYKTSISDVVTDADRAAERFVADVLEALRGEDGVLGEEGAARDSQTGRTWVIDPVDGTYNFSQGSDYFCSALALVSADADRTPAIGAVHRPATGTTWLAADGVATRDGEVLGSLPEASIREKALVTYLHPSNMRDDAVREAWLRVAREAATVRMMGAGSVDLANIASGQMGCWLQHTVADWDWLPGKALVEAAGGRAEKVDAGGVTWCVAGNAQMAGDVIALLRNDA from the coding sequence GTGACCGACACCCAAGCCTTCATCACCGCCCACCGCCACTCCACCGACGCCGAGCTCGCCGCCGCCCTCGTCGAGCACGCCGGCGCCCTCGCGCTCGAGATGCGCGCGGGCGGGCTGGGCACCGACTACAAGACGTCTATCTCCGACGTGGTCACCGACGCGGACCGGGCCGCCGAGCGGTTCGTCGCGGACGTGCTCGAGGCGCTGCGCGGCGAGGACGGCGTGCTCGGCGAGGAGGGTGCGGCCCGCGACTCGCAGACGGGCCGCACGTGGGTGATCGACCCGGTCGACGGCACGTACAACTTCTCGCAAGGCTCGGACTACTTCTGCTCCGCGCTCGCGCTCGTCAGCGCCGACGCAGACCGCACCCCCGCGATCGGCGCCGTCCACCGCCCCGCAACGGGCACGACGTGGCTCGCGGCGGACGGGGTGGCCACGCGTGACGGGGAGGTGCTCGGGTCGCTGCCGGAGGCGTCGATACGCGAAAAGGCCCTGGTGACGTACCTCCACCCCTCGAACATGCGCGACGACGCGGTGCGCGAGGCCTGGCTGCGGGTGGCGCGCGAGGCCGCGACGGTGCGGATGATGGGCGCGGGTTCGGTGGACCTGGCCAACATCGCGTCCGGCCAGATGGGTTGCTGGCTGCAGCACACGGTGGCGGACTGGGACTGGCTGCCCGGCAAGGCGCTCGTCGAGGCCGCCGGAGGGCGCGCGGAGAAGGTCGACGCGGGCGGGGTGACCTGGTGCGTCGCGGGCAACGCGCAGATGGCCGGCGACGTCATCGCGCTGCTGCGTAACGACGCCTAA
- the thiC gene encoding phosphomethylpyrimidine synthase ThiC yields the protein MSNDTADIYAREIHPKHSYAPIAQGGLEVPETAIQLDDSPTGPNAPFKVYRTRGPWAEPEEGLPDLRGGWIADRGDTEEYTGRSRNLLDDGRSAVKRGAASEEWRGVSRAPRKAHEGKRVTQMHYARRGEITREMEFVALREHCDPEKVRAEVAAGRAIIPNNVNHPESEPMIIGNAFLTKINANIGNSAVTSSIREEVDKLRWATRWGADTVMDLSTGDDIHATREWILRNSPVPIGTVPIYQALEKVNGIAEDLTWEIFRDTVIEQCEQGVDYMTIHAGVRLPYVPLTSKRVTGIVSRGGSIMAGWCLAHHKESFLYENFDELCEIFAAYDVAFSLGDGLRPGSVADANDAAQFAELKTIGELCKRAWNYDVQVMIEGPGHVPLNMIQVNNEKEEEWCGGAPFYTLGPLVTDIAPGYDHITSAIGAANIAMGGTAMLCYVTPKEHLGLPNKDDVKTGVITYKLAAHAADVAKGHPGARDWDDAMSKARFEFRWNDQFALSLDPDTAQAYHDETLPAEPAKTAHFCSMCGPKFCSMRISQDIRDEFGDAIDEALDDENRAMIADLGIPTFAGGEDYRRGEDEMAREFRELGSNVYLAETEAQHGQDAQHGAGAPAAQ from the coding sequence ATGTCGAACGACACTGCCGACATCTACGCCCGCGAAATCCACCCGAAGCACTCCTACGCGCCGATCGCGCAGGGTGGCCTCGAGGTACCGGAGACCGCGATCCAGCTCGACGACTCCCCCACCGGCCCGAACGCGCCGTTCAAGGTGTACCGCACCCGCGGGCCGTGGGCGGAGCCCGAAGAGGGCCTGCCCGACCTGCGCGGCGGGTGGATCGCGGACCGCGGCGACACCGAGGAGTACACGGGCCGCAGCCGCAATTTGCTTGACGACGGCCGTTCCGCCGTCAAGCGCGGCGCCGCAAGCGAGGAATGGCGCGGGGTCTCCCGCGCGCCCCGCAAGGCACACGAGGGCAAGCGCGTCACCCAGATGCACTACGCCCGGCGCGGCGAGATCACCCGCGAGATGGAGTTCGTCGCCCTGCGCGAGCACTGCGACCCGGAGAAGGTGCGCGCCGAGGTGGCCGCGGGCCGCGCGATCATCCCGAACAACGTCAACCACCCCGAGAGCGAGCCGATGATCATCGGCAACGCGTTTTTGACCAAGATCAACGCGAACATCGGCAACTCGGCGGTAACCTCCTCGATCCGCGAGGAGGTGGACAAGCTGCGCTGGGCGACACGCTGGGGCGCGGACACCGTGATGGACCTGTCCACCGGCGACGACATCCACGCCACCCGCGAGTGGATCCTGCGCAACTCGCCGGTGCCCATCGGCACCGTGCCCATCTACCAGGCGCTGGAGAAAGTCAACGGCATCGCGGAGGACCTGACGTGGGAGATCTTCCGCGACACCGTCATCGAGCAGTGCGAGCAGGGCGTCGACTACATGACCATCCACGCCGGCGTGCGCCTGCCGTACGTGCCGCTGACCTCGAAGCGCGTCACCGGCATCGTCTCCCGCGGCGGCTCGATCATGGCCGGCTGGTGCCTCGCCCACCACAAGGAGTCCTTCCTCTACGAGAACTTCGACGAGCTCTGCGAGATCTTCGCGGCCTACGACGTCGCATTCTCGCTTGGCGACGGCCTCCGGCCCGGCTCTGTGGCCGACGCCAACGACGCCGCCCAGTTCGCCGAGCTGAAAACCATCGGCGAGCTGTGCAAGCGCGCCTGGAACTACGACGTCCAGGTGATGATCGAGGGCCCGGGCCACGTGCCACTGAACATGATCCAGGTGAACAACGAGAAGGAAGAGGAATGGTGCGGCGGCGCCCCCTTCTACACCCTCGGCCCCCTGGTCACGGACATCGCGCCGGGCTACGACCACATCACCTCCGCCATCGGCGCGGCCAACATCGCGATGGGCGGCACGGCGATGCTGTGCTACGTCACCCCGAAAGAGCACCTCGGCCTGCCGAACAAGGACGACGTGAAAACGGGCGTGATCACCTACAAGCTCGCCGCCCACGCCGCCGACGTAGCGAAGGGCCACCCCGGCGCGCGCGACTGGGACGACGCGATGAGCAAGGCGCGCTTCGAGTTCCGCTGGAACGACCAGTTCGCGCTCTCCCTCGACCCGGACACCGCGCAGGCCTACCACGACGAGACGCTGCCGGCGGAGCCCGCGAAGACGGCGCACTTCTGCTCCATGTGCGGGCCGAAGTTCTGCTCGATGCGCATCAGCCAGGACATCCGCGACGAGTTCGGCGACGCCATCGACGAGGCCCTCGACGATGAGAACCGGGCGATGATCGCGGACCTGGGCATCCCCACCTTCGCCGGCGGGGAGGACTACCGCCGCGGCGAGGACGAGATGGCGCGGGAGTTCCGCGAGCTCGGCTCGAACGTCTACCTCGCGGAGACGGAGGCGCAGCACGGGCAGGACGCGCAGCACGGCGCGGGCGCGCCAGCTGCGCAATAA
- the prfB gene encoding peptide chain release factor 2 has product MQPETHARINTLSATLSTIEKVMDLDDLAERARELEAQAGDPSLWDDPAHAQQVTTELSNVQARLKKVSSLRSRIDDLPVMYELAEEEGDASMADEELADVAAQIDSLEVQTMLSGEYDQREAVVNIRSGAGGVDAADWAEMLMRMYVRWAEKAGHKVDVYDISYAEEAGIKSATFVVHGEYLYGQLSVEQGAHRLVRISPFDNQGRRQTSFAEVEVLPVVEQTDHIDIPDSDIRVDVYRSSGPGGQSVNTTDSAVRITHLPTGIVVTCQNEKSQIQNKASAMNVLQSKLLERKRQEEKAELDALGAGGNASWGNQMRSYVLHPYQMVKDLRTEYEVGDPQKVLDGDIDGFLEAGIRWRMAQQQQESQQ; this is encoded by the coding sequence ATGCAGCCGGAGACGCACGCGCGAATCAACACCCTCAGTGCCACGCTTTCCACCATTGAGAAGGTGATGGACCTCGACGACCTCGCCGAGCGCGCCCGCGAACTCGAGGCGCAGGCGGGCGACCCGTCGCTCTGGGACGATCCGGCGCACGCGCAGCAGGTGACCACCGAGCTGTCCAACGTGCAGGCGCGGCTGAAAAAGGTGTCCTCGCTGCGCTCGCGTATCGACGACCTCCCGGTCATGTACGAGCTCGCCGAGGAGGAAGGCGACGCCTCGATGGCCGACGAGGAGCTGGCGGACGTCGCCGCCCAGATCGACTCGCTCGAGGTGCAGACGATGCTCTCCGGCGAGTACGACCAGCGCGAGGCCGTGGTGAACATCCGCTCCGGCGCCGGCGGCGTCGACGCCGCGGACTGGGCCGAGATGCTCATGCGCATGTACGTGCGCTGGGCGGAAAAGGCCGGGCACAAGGTCGACGTCTACGACATTTCTTACGCGGAGGAGGCCGGCATCAAGTCGGCCACCTTCGTCGTGCACGGCGAGTACCTCTACGGCCAGCTCTCCGTCGAGCAGGGTGCGCACCGGCTCGTGCGCATCTCGCCGTTTGACAACCAGGGCCGGCGCCAGACCTCGTTCGCCGAGGTGGAGGTGCTGCCGGTGGTGGAGCAAACCGACCACATCGACATTCCGGACTCCGACATCCGCGTCGACGTCTACCGCTCCTCCGGGCCGGGCGGCCAGTCGGTGAACACGACCGACTCGGCGGTGCGCATCACGCACCTGCCCACCGGCATCGTGGTCACCTGCCAGAACGAGAAGTCCCAGATCCAGAACAAGGCCTCCGCGATGAACGTGCTGCAGTCCAAGCTGCTCGAGCGCAAGCGCCAGGAGGAGAAGGCGGAACTCGATGCGCTCGGCGCCGGCGGCAACGCGAGCTGGGGCAACCAGATGCGCTCCTACGTGCTGCACCCGTACCAGATGGTGAAGGACCTGCGCACGGAGTACGAGGTGGGCGACCCGCAGAAGGTGCTCGACGGCGACATCGACGGGTTCCTCGAGGCCGGGATCCGCTGGCGCATGGCGCAGCAGCAACAGGAATCACAGCAGTAA
- the ftsE gene encoding cell division ATP-binding protein FtsE produces the protein MIRFDHVTKAYPTSTRPALSDVSLEIPDGEFIFLIGASGSGKSTFLELLIREENVTSGDIYFDNFHVNALSGKQVNALRQSIGYVFQDFRLLPRLSVYDNVAFALEVIGKPKDRIAKLVPEALELVGLASKAQRMPQELSGGEQQRVAIARAFVDKPKLMLCDEPTGNLDPGTASEIMALLARINRMGTTVIMSTHNARAVDEMRKRVVELQLGKIVRDETNGVYGDVRK, from the coding sequence GTGATCCGATTCGACCATGTGACCAAGGCGTACCCGACGTCGACGCGCCCCGCGCTGTCCGACGTCAGCCTCGAGATCCCCGACGGCGAATTCATCTTCCTCATCGGCGCGTCCGGCTCCGGCAAGTCCACGTTTCTGGAGCTGCTTATCCGCGAGGAGAACGTCACCTCGGGCGACATCTACTTCGACAACTTCCACGTCAACGCGCTCTCCGGCAAGCAGGTCAACGCGCTGCGCCAGTCCATCGGCTACGTGTTCCAGGATTTCCGCCTCCTGCCGCGGCTGAGCGTCTACGACAACGTCGCGTTCGCGCTCGAGGTCATCGGCAAGCCGAAAGACCGCATCGCCAAACTCGTCCCGGAGGCCCTCGAACTCGTTGGCCTCGCGTCGAAGGCCCAGCGCATGCCGCAGGAACTTTCCGGCGGCGAGCAGCAGCGCGTGGCCATCGCTCGTGCGTTCGTCGATAAGCCGAAGCTCATGCTTTGCGACGAACCTACGGGCAACCTCGACCCCGGCACCGCCAGCGAGATCATGGCGCTGCTTGCGCGCATCAACCGCATGGGTACGACGGTGATCATGTCCACGCACAACGCGCGCGCGGTGGACGAGATGCGCAAGCGTGTCGTGGAGCTGCAACTGGGCAAGATCGTGCGCGACGAAACCAACGGGGTCTACGGGGATGTGAGGAAGTAA
- the ftsX gene encoding permease-like cell division protein FtsX, with translation MNWNFIFREGFKGLGRNLTMTIALVITTALSLALVGTGALISKATAETKDLYLDRVEVMVELDEDISANDKDCSSDACKQVRDTLQADSEVEQVTFRSREQSYQRFVELFQDSEPELVRETAPDALPAALHVRLKDPTNTAPLDKVRDMPQVAVITDQADTVRSAAGTLNTFRNAAFAVAAAQALAAVFLIANMVQLAAYNRREQIGIMRMVGASRWFTQAPFVLEAVLSVLIGAVLATVGVWAGKQFVVDPMLGDLYSSQLIARVPDSAVWTVMPLVGLVAMVLGGIAAQVALRSYVRK, from the coding sequence ATGAACTGGAATTTCATCTTCCGCGAAGGGTTTAAAGGCCTCGGCCGCAACCTCACCATGACTATTGCGCTCGTGATCACCACCGCGCTTTCGCTCGCGCTCGTGGGCACCGGCGCGCTCATCTCGAAGGCGACCGCGGAGACGAAGGATCTCTACCTCGACCGCGTCGAGGTGATGGTGGAGCTCGACGAAGACATTTCCGCGAACGACAAGGACTGCTCCTCCGACGCCTGCAAGCAGGTGCGCGACACCCTGCAGGCGGACAGCGAGGTGGAGCAGGTGACGTTCCGCTCCCGCGAGCAGTCCTACCAGCGCTTCGTGGAGCTGTTTCAGGACTCCGAGCCGGAGCTTGTGCGCGAAACCGCCCCCGACGCGCTGCCTGCGGCGCTGCACGTGCGGCTGAAGGACCCGACGAACACCGCGCCGCTGGACAAGGTCCGCGACATGCCTCAGGTCGCGGTGATCACCGACCAGGCCGACACCGTGCGCTCCGCGGCGGGGACGCTGAACACGTTCCGCAACGCCGCGTTCGCCGTGGCGGCGGCGCAGGCGCTCGCCGCGGTGTTCCTCATCGCCAACATGGTTCAGCTCGCCGCGTACAACCGTCGCGAGCAAATCGGCATCATGCGCATGGTGGGCGCCTCGCGCTGGTTTACCCAGGCGCCGTTCGTGCTCGAGGCCGTGCTCTCCGTGCTCATCGGCGCGGTGCTGGCCACCGTGGGCGTGTGGGCCGGCAAGCAGTTCGTCGTCGACCCGATGCTCGGCGACCTCTACTCCTCCCAGCTCATCGCCCGAGTGCCGGACAGCGCGGTGTGGACGGTCATGCCGCTCGTGGGGCTCGTCGCCATGGTGCTGGGTGGCATCGCGGCGCAGGTGGCGCTGCGCTCCTACGTGCGTAAGTAG
- the smpB gene encoding SsrA-binding protein SmpB, whose translation MSKKNKKTKLSNTGVLATNRKARHDYTILDTWECGLVLQGTEIKALREGKVSLVEAFATVDNGEVWLRNMHIPEYSRGHWTNHPPRRTRKLLLHRREIDSLEGKLRDGNRTLVPLSLYLKDGRAKVELGLAQGKQDYDKRRDIKRRTEDREITRDLGRKLKGIKA comes from the coding sequence ATGTCCAAGAAGAACAAGAAGACGAAGCTTTCCAACACCGGTGTCCTCGCGACCAACCGGAAAGCTCGCCACGATTACACCATCTTGGACACCTGGGAGTGCGGCCTCGTGCTCCAGGGCACGGAGATCAAGGCGCTGCGCGAGGGCAAGGTGTCGCTCGTCGAGGCCTTCGCCACCGTCGACAACGGCGAGGTCTGGCTGCGCAACATGCACATCCCGGAGTACTCGCGCGGACACTGGACGAATCACCCCCCGCGCCGCACCCGCAAGCTCTTGCTCCACCGCCGCGAGATCGACTCGCTCGAGGGCAAGCTCCGTGACGGCAACCGCACGCTGGTGCCGCTGTCGCTCTACCTCAAGGACGGGCGCGCGAAGGTCGAGCTCGGCCTCGCCCAGGGCAAGCAGGATTACGACAAGCGCCGCGACATCAAGCGCCGCACCGAGGACCGCGAAATCACCCGCGACCTCGGCCGCAAGCTGAAGGGGATCAAGGCCTAA
- a CDS encoding SDR family oxidoreductase, producing MKKALITGASRGIGRAIAEELGRDHHIYAGASKDASDVVAALPSAEPFEVDLTDTDAILEAASKIEELDVLVLAAGVLHKGPFEELTDEQWRESMAVNLLAPVALTRAVLPALRRSSGLIIAINSGAGFHGVADNTAYCASKFALRGFTDALQEEEAGRIRVTSLHPGRTDTDMLAGDDGRPKMDAAEVAKAARLAVDAGPDAVVEFLRVRPARTS from the coding sequence ATGAAGAAGGCACTCATTACCGGAGCATCACGCGGCATCGGCCGCGCCATCGCCGAGGAGCTCGGCCGCGACCACCACATCTACGCCGGCGCATCGAAGGACGCCTCCGACGTCGTCGCCGCGTTGCCCAGCGCCGAGCCGTTCGAGGTGGATCTCACCGACACCGACGCGATCTTGGAGGCGGCCTCCAAGATCGAGGAGCTCGATGTCCTCGTCCTCGCCGCCGGCGTGCTGCACAAGGGCCCGTTCGAGGAGCTCACCGACGAGCAGTGGCGCGAGTCGATGGCCGTGAACCTCCTCGCGCCGGTCGCGCTTACCCGCGCGGTGCTGCCTGCGTTGCGACGTTCCTCCGGCCTCATCATCGCCATCAACTCCGGCGCCGGCTTCCACGGCGTCGCGGACAACACCGCCTACTGCGCGTCGAAGTTCGCCCTGCGCGGATTTACCGACGCGCTGCAAGAAGAGGAGGCGGGCAGGATCCGCGTGACCTCCCTGCACCCGGGGCGCACCGACACGGACATGCTCGCCGGCGATGACGGCCGGCCGAAGATGGACGCCGCGGAGGTGGCCAAGGCGGCCCGGTTGGCCGTCGACGCAGGGCCGGACGCGGTGGTGGAGTTTCTCCGCGTGCGCCCGGCGCGGACGTCGTAA
- a CDS encoding META domain-containing protein, with amino-acid sequence MTSKTMSTTAKIVSAATALAASAGAVLGAGVASAQMSSTGQGVDQWVQQALSTQDSAVMRQGSGFVMKDLPEGAQPLPVREAKAALAKPIEAKDDPNIALTFYPEGRVYYYDGCNSGNASYEVDGRGAVHVGPMAETQRLCEPAAMNKADELKAILRANPSVYRIDTNTIALGAQGKAIEFQPGAGR; translated from the coding sequence ATGACTTCCAAAACGATGTCAACGACAGCGAAAATTGTGTCCGCCGCAACCGCGCTCGCCGCGTCTGCTGGTGCCGTCCTCGGCGCCGGAGTCGCCAGCGCCCAGATGTCGTCCACTGGCCAGGGTGTCGACCAGTGGGTGCAACAGGCGCTGTCGACGCAGGACAGCGCGGTGATGCGCCAGGGGAGTGGTTTCGTGATGAAGGACCTGCCCGAAGGGGCCCAGCCGCTGCCCGTGCGGGAAGCCAAGGCGGCGCTGGCGAAGCCCATCGAGGCGAAGGACGACCCGAACATCGCCCTCACTTTCTATCCGGAAGGCCGGGTGTACTACTACGACGGCTGCAATTCCGGTAACGCGTCCTACGAGGTCGACGGGCGCGGGGCGGTGCACGTCGGGCCGATGGCCGAGACTCAGCGCCTGTGCGAGCCAGCGGCGATGAATAAGGCCGACGAACTCAAGGCGATCCTGCGCGCCAACCCGTCGGTGTACCGCATTGACACGAACACGATTGCCCTGGGTGCCCAGGGCAAGGCGATCGAGTTCCAGCCGGGGGCTGGTCGCTAG